A section of the Paralichthys olivaceus isolate ysfri-2021 chromosome 16, ASM2471397v2, whole genome shotgun sequence genome encodes:
- the crsp7 gene encoding mediator of RNA polymerase II transcription subunit 26, giving the protein MTTVSETPQQMRDRLLQAIDSQSNIRNMVVVLEVIACLEKCPITKEALEETRLGKLINDVRKKTKDEDLAKRAKKLLRNWQKLIEPGPAVAASAPGSTNGSSHPCRTDASPPDISVSGKGVTEVKIRNDVHNTYSPKAEKSSRKRRAEHRDSGVHLPEKISKLSSFENSVSPPPTNGIAGSPDAMPEQEVVPSPDRSRIEHLDNDKINRIPVNAVKPRPSSPGVAKLPSTSSLIKVAVMQQQARLDEGGGGYYQAKSPRGLTTSPRSMKQDTVTKRSSVYAPKGTPVPSPSSRDSPMSLSQPVSSPAQASYADKLPHSSHRSSMHWASSSEVSSHCPPQDTSATLESPSTSPSTSLPQQNSELHRPTSEGAMAASDDTDGSMAPNSEHKRRKYRSRDYSVNLDGQKIEDMTKPVRLKERRLTFDPVTGQIKPLVHKEPSQTEEPPTPDPSESRQRTKSTVQQPAPLALAPAPVLAPILAPAPAPGPSPNPFHQTNWKELSRNDIIQSYLNLQSNVLNSSGVQAPSAHFFMSEYLKREEQEIKESRKTHVLQKDIAVEALPGVSREVTDEDLDRIHTQHWPGVNGCYDTMGTWYDWTECISLDPHGNESRLNILPYVCLD; this is encoded by the exons ATGACAACGGTCTCAGAAACCCCGCAGCAGATGAGGGACCGGCTGCTGCAGGCCATCGACAGTCAGAGCAAT ATACGCAATATGGTTGTAGTATTGGAGGTGATTGCCTGTCTGGAAAAATGTCCTATCACCAAAGAAGCACTTGAG GAAACTCGCCTAGGAAAGCTGATCAACGACGTGAGGAAGAAGACCAAGGATGAAGACCTTGCGAAGCGTGCAAAGAAACTCTTAAGAAACTGGCAGAAGCTGATTGAACCTGGGCCAGCTGTGGCTGCAAGTGCCCCCGGGTCGACCAATGGCAGTTCTCATCCTTGCAGAACCGACGCCTCTCCCCCTGACATCTCGGTGTCTGGGAAGGGTGTCACTGAAGTCAAGATCAGAAATGATGTTCACAACACATACTCGCCAAAAGCAGAAAAATCAAGCCGCAAGCGCCGGGCAGAGCACAGAGACAGTGGAGTGCACTTACCAGAAAAAATCTCCAAGCTGTCTTCGTTCGAAAATTCTGTGTCACCACCGCCCACCAATGGGATTGCAGGCAGTCCAGATGCCATGCCTGAGCAGGAGGTCGTGCCATCTCCTGACCGATCGCGAATAGAGCACCTTGATAACGATAAAATCAACAGAATTCCAGTAAATGCTGTCAAGCCTCGCCCTAGCTCCCCTGGAGTGGCCAAACTACCTAGCACTTCATCTTTGATCAAGGTTGCCGTAATGCAGCAACAGGCTAGATTGGATGAAGGTGGAGGGGGCTACTATCAAGCCAAAAGTCCCCGTGGTCTCACTACCAGTCCAAGGAGCATGAAGCAAGACACAGTGACCAAGCGCTCTTCAGTATATGCACCGAAAGGAACGCCAGTCCCAAGCCCTTCCTCGAGAGACTCTCCCATGTCTTTATCCCAGCCTGTGTCCTCCCCAGCCCAAGCATCTTACGCTGACAAGCTGCCACATTCTTCACATAGGTCCTCAATGCACTGGGCCAGTTCGTCAGAAGTCTCCTCTCATTGCCCACCACAAGACACATCTGCAACACTGGAATCCCCGTCAACCTCCCCTTCCACCTCTCTCCCCCAACAGAACTCAGAACTACACAGACCGACATCTGAGGGAGCCATGGCCGCGTCTGACGACACAGACGGGTCAATGGCTCCTAACTCGGAGCATAAAAGGAGAAAGTACAGGTCTAGAGACTACTCTGTCAATTTAGATGGCCAGAAAATAGAAGACATGACTAAACCTGTACGGTTAAAAGAACGCAGACTAACTTTTGACCCTGTCACAGGTCAGATTAAACCTCTGGTACATAAAGAACCTTCTCAAACAGAGGAACCCCCCACTCCTGACCCCTCTGAGTCTAGGCAAAGAACTAAAAGCACTGTACAACAGCCCGCTCCCTTGGCCCTTGCCCCAGCCCCTGTCCTGGCCCCAATCCTGGCCCCGGCCCCAGCCCCAGGCCCCAGCCCCAATCCATTTCATCAAACAAACTGGAAGGAGCTGTCCAGAAATGATATCATCCAGTCCTACTTGAACCTTCAGAGCAATGTGCTCAACTCCTCAGGGGTCCAGGCCCCTAGTGCACACTTTTTCATGTCAGAGTATTTGAAAAGGGAAGAACAGGAGATCAAGGAGTCGAGGAAGACGCACGTTTTGCAGAAGGACATCGCAGTAGAGGCGTTACCAGGTGTGAGCCGGGAGGTGACGGACGAGGACCTGGAcaggatacacacacagcactggcCAGGAGTGAATGGATGTTATGATACCATGGGCACCTGGTATGACTGGACAGAGTGCATATCATTGGACCCTCATGGCAACGAAAGCAGATTGAACATCCTGCCATATGTTTGCTTAGACTGA
- the cnn2 gene encoding calponin-2, protein MSGFTKGPAYGLSAEVKNKIAQKYDLQKEEELRSWIEEVTGESIGPDFQKGLKDGVILCKLINTLQPGSVKKINHSALNWPQMENLTNFIKAITVYNLKPHDLFECNDLFECGNMTQVQTTLLALASMAKTKGCNSRVDIGVKYADKQERMFDEEKMKAGQCVIGLQMGTNKCASQAGMNAYGTRRHLYNPKNQIQPPMDNTTISLQMGTNKGASQAGMTAPGTRRAIYDQKLGTDKCDNSTMSLQMGYSQGASQSGQNFGLGRQIYDKKYCPNAGEVASDQNGAGVAQNYNPEFQDEGYQGYQEEEQVYQPEDGTDY, encoded by the exons ATGTCTGGGTTCACCAAAGGTCCTGCCTACGGGCTGTCTGCGGAAGTCAAAAACAAG ATCGCTCAGAagtatgaccttcagaaagaagaggagctgaggagctgGATCGAGGAGGTTACCGGCGAATCCATCGGTCCTGACTTCCAGAAAGGCCTGAAGGACGGAGTCATTCTGTGCAA ACTTATCAACACACTTCAACCAGGCTCAGTGAAAAAGATCAACCACTCAGCGCTGAACTGGCCTCAG ATGGAGAATCTGACGAACTTCATCAAAGCCATCACCGTGTACAACCTGAAGCCTCATGACCTCTTCGAATGCAACGACCTGTTTGAGTGCGGCAACATGACGCAGGTGCAGACGACGCTGCTCGCACTGGCCAGCATG gCCAAGACCAAGGGCTGCAACTCACGGGTGGACATCGGGGTGAAGTACGCAGACAAGCAGGAGAGGATGTTTGatgaggagaagatgaaggCTGGACAGTGCGTCATTGGCCTGCAG ATGGGGACCAACAAGTGTGCCAGTCAGGCAGGTATGAATGCATACGGCACCAGGAGGCACTTATATAACCCTAAAAATCAAATCCAGCCGCCCATGGACAACACAACCATCAGTCTGCAAATGGGAACCAACAAGGGGGCGAGCCAG GCTGGGATGACGGCTCCAGGGACAAGGCGTGCCATTTATGACCAGAAGCTGGGCACAGACAAGTGTGACAACAGCACCATGTCCCTACAGATGGGCTACAGCCAGGGAGCCAGCCAGAGCGGACAGAACTTCGGGCTGGGCCGGCAGATCTATGACAAAAAGTACTGTCCTAATGCCGGAGAGGTTGCCAGTGATCAAAACGGGGCAGGCGTCGCCCAAAACTACAACCCAGAATTCCAAGACGAGGGTTACCAAGGTTaccaggaagaggagcaggtgTACCAACCAGAGGATGGGACAGATTACTAG